A stretch of Henckelia pumila isolate YLH828 chromosome 4, ASM3356847v2, whole genome shotgun sequence DNA encodes these proteins:
- the LOC140863319 gene encoding rust resistance kinase Lr10-like isoform X2 → MDLNFHGLVRYVKSAVHSNFVIGMKSQAHLYVLAISVIIASYHMIAHDLGYRIFSGHPFRYYGYCPLSHKPRYYETLARMLVILVYLAGLSLVLRILLMPSFIYLIIYKLRRRHLSMFDLIEGFLQSHNNLMPIRYSYNDIKKMTRGFRDKLGQGGYGSVYKGKLRSGNMVAVKLLSAPSTNGQDFINEVATMGRIHHINVIKLVGYCAERSKCALVYDLMPNGSLEKYIYNENKENSSLSWDRKYEIAVGVARGIEYLHRGCDIQILHFDIKPHNILLDENFNPKISDFGLAKFYSTEKNFVTLTAARGTIGYVAPELINRSIGGVSYKADVYSFGMLLVEIVGLKKNLAANHDDNSSTQYFPHWIYDSLNKGKEIEIAKSMDDIADDNMGKMTRRMTIVALWCIQMTPDDRPSMSKVLEMLESDAELLEIPPQPSESDEHLAQCEDQTWETYSTDSTALLCDVSSLGQGCIKVTSINTT, encoded by the exons ATGGATTTGAACTTTCATGGGTTGGTGCGTTATGTGAAAAGTGCAGTACACAGCAATTTTGTGATTGGGATGAAATCACAGGCACACCTGTATGTGTTAGCTATATCTGTAATAATAGCTAGCTACCACATGATCGCTCATG ATTTAGGGTACAGGATTTTCTCAGGGCACCCTTTTCGATACTACGGCTATT GTCCTCTAAGTCACAAGCCGCGGTATTATGAAACACTTGCTC GGATGCTCGTAATTCTTGTGTATTTGGCTG GACTATCCCTTGTATTGAGGATCCTTTTAATGCCTTCTTTTATTTATCTCATAATCTACAAACTTAGAAGGAGGCATTTGTCGATGTTTGATTTAATAGAAGGATTCTTGCAAAGTCACAACAATCTCATGCCAATCAGATACTCCTACAACGACATAAAGAAGATGACCAGAGGATTTCGAGATAAATTGGGCCAAGGAGGATATGGTTCCGTTTACAAAGGAAAGCTTCGAAGTGGCAATATGGTGGCAGTAAAACTGTTGAGCGCGCCTAGCACAAATGGACAAGACTTCATTAACGAAGTTGCAACCATGGGAAGAATTCATCATATAAATGTGATTAAACTCGTCGGATATTGCGCAGAAAGATCAAAATGTGCTCttgtatatgatttaatgccTAATGGTTCACTCGAGAAATATATCTACaatgaaaacaaagaaaatagtTCACTGAGTTGGGATAGGAAGTATGAGATTGCGGTTGGAGTGGCACGAGGGATCGAGTATTTGCACCGGGGTTGTGATATCCAAATCCTGCATTTTGACATCAAGCCTCATAACATACTTTTGGATGAAAATTTCAACCCCAAAATATCTGATTTCGGCCTTGCAAAATTTTACTCCACTGAAAAAAATTTCGTGACTCTAACAGCTGCTCGGGGCACCATAGGTTATGTGGCTCCTGAACTGATCAACAGAAGCATTGGTGGGGTCTCTTATAAAGCTGATGTATATAGCTTTGGGATGTTGCTGGTGGAAATAGTCGGCCTCAAAAAAAACTTGGCAGCAAACCATGATGACAATTCCAGTACTCAGTATTTTCCACATTGGATTTATGATTCCTTAAACAAAGGTAAAGAAATTGAAATTGCAAAAAGTATGGATGATATTGCTGATGACAATATGGGAAAAATGACAAGGAGGATGACGATAGTCGCGCTGTGGTGCATACAGATGACTCCAGATGATCGACCCTCGATGAGTAAAGTACTGGAAATGCTTGAAAGTGATGCTGAACTATTGGAAATCCCACCCCAGCCTTCTGAATCTGATGAGCATCTGGCACAATGTGAGGACCAAACATGGGAAACATATTCAACGGATTCCACGGCCTTGTTGTGCGATGTTTCTTCTCTTGGCCAAGGATGTATAAAGGTTACTTCGATTAATACTACCTAG
- the LOC140863319 gene encoding rust resistance kinase Lr10-like isoform X1: protein MLVILVYLAGLSLVLRILLMPSFIYLIIYKLRRRHLSMFDLIEGFLQSHNNLMPIRYSYNDIKKMTRGFRDKLGQGGYGSVYKGKLRSGNMVAVKLLSAPSTNGQDFINEVATMGRIHHINVIKLVGYCAERSKCALVYDLMPNGSLEKYIYNENKENSSLSWDRKYEIAVGVARGIEYLHRGCDIQILHFDIKPHNILLDENFNPKISDFGLAKFYSTEKNFVTLTAARGTIGYVAPELINRSIGGVSYKADVYSFGMLLVEIVGLKKNLAANHDDNSSTQYFPHWIYDSLNKGKEIEIAKSMDDIADDNMGKMTRRMTIVALWCIQMTPDDRPSMSKVLEMLESDAELLEIPPQPSESDEHLAQCEDQTWETYSTDSTALLCDVSSLGQGCIKVTSINTT, encoded by the exons ATGCTCGTAATTCTTGTGTATTTGGCTG GACTATCCCTTGTATTGAGGATCCTTTTAATGCCTTCTTTTATTTATCTCATAATCTACAAACTTAGAAGGAGGCATTTGTCGATGTTTGATTTAATAGAAGGATTCTTGCAAAGTCACAACAATCTCATGCCAATCAGATACTCCTACAACGACATAAAGAAGATGACCAGAGGATTTCGAGATAAATTGGGCCAAGGAGGATATGGTTCCGTTTACAAAGGAAAGCTTCGAAGTGGCAATATGGTGGCAGTAAAACTGTTGAGCGCGCCTAGCACAAATGGACAAGACTTCATTAACGAAGTTGCAACCATGGGAAGAATTCATCATATAAATGTGATTAAACTCGTCGGATATTGCGCAGAAAGATCAAAATGTGCTCttgtatatgatttaatgccTAATGGTTCACTCGAGAAATATATCTACaatgaaaacaaagaaaatagtTCACTGAGTTGGGATAGGAAGTATGAGATTGCGGTTGGAGTGGCACGAGGGATCGAGTATTTGCACCGGGGTTGTGATATCCAAATCCTGCATTTTGACATCAAGCCTCATAACATACTTTTGGATGAAAATTTCAACCCCAAAATATCTGATTTCGGCCTTGCAAAATTTTACTCCACTGAAAAAAATTTCGTGACTCTAACAGCTGCTCGGGGCACCATAGGTTATGTGGCTCCTGAACTGATCAACAGAAGCATTGGTGGGGTCTCTTATAAAGCTGATGTATATAGCTTTGGGATGTTGCTGGTGGAAATAGTCGGCCTCAAAAAAAACTTGGCAGCAAACCATGATGACAATTCCAGTACTCAGTATTTTCCACATTGGATTTATGATTCCTTAAACAAAGGTAAAGAAATTGAAATTGCAAAAAGTATGGATGATATTGCTGATGACAATATGGGAAAAATGACAAGGAGGATGACGATAGTCGCGCTGTGGTGCATACAGATGACTCCAGATGATCGACCCTCGATGAGTAAAGTACTGGAAATGCTTGAAAGTGATGCTGAACTATTGGAAATCCCACCCCAGCCTTCTGAATCTGATGAGCATCTGGCACAATGTGAGGACCAAACATGGGAAACATATTCAACGGATTCCACGGCCTTGTTGTGCGATGTTTCTTCTCTTGGCCAAGGATGTATAAAGGTTACTTCGATTAATACTACCTAG
- the LOC140863318 gene encoding rust resistance kinase Lr10-like gives MSEILGDNFHSSILLFFVVDSTCELHIMEELFQIGSGSARMIVRRPGAFLMLWVRKFNFPSDLNVDSQSIVDVDSFGRFVIFNWSCGRCESQLRNGCSLRGYATGNQLWCNGKQGNAQKRLVISGEIFGSFLFVVTLAFLYRLYVSIRENKEHQKKIESFLEDYKALKPTRFSYANIRKITNEFGEKLGEGGYGIVYKGKLSSEIFVAVKVLNNSHGNGEEFVNEVGTIGRIHHVNVVRLVGYCADGFRRALVYEFLPNESLEKFIFLEGPKRSPLSREKILDIALGVAKGIEYLHQGCDQQILHFDIKPNNVLLDHNFNPKICDFGLAKLCSKEQSGVSMTVARGTMGYIAPEVLSRTFGRVSYKSDVYSFGMLLLEMVGGRKNVDRTANTSQVYFPKWIYDRLNREEISVQIDEDEDEESKITRKLTIVGLWCIQWNPTDRPSMKSVVQMLEGDGSHLSMPQNPFPATNTPNSVARMPRRHHQTELEIISELE, from the exons ATGTCAGAAATCTTGGGAGATAATTTTCACTCAtcgatattattatttttcgtgGTGGATTCGACTTGCGAGCTACATATCATGGAGGAGCTTTTTCAAATT GGCTCGGGTTCTGCACGCATGATTGTACGCCGGCCAGGTGCTTTCCTTATGCTGTGGGTCCGGAAGTTCAATTTCCCTTCAGACTTAAACGTCGACAGCCAAAGTATTGTGG ATGTTGATTCCTTTGGACGCTTTGTTATTTTCAATTGGTCGTGTGGCCGATGTGAATCCCAATTAAGAAACGGATGCAGCTTGAGGGGTTATGCAACGGGCAATCAATTGTGGTGTAACGGAAAACAAG GAAATGCGCAAAAGAGATTAGTGATTTCAG GTGAGATATTTGGATCTTTTCTCTTTGTGGTGACATTGGCATTTCTCTACCGTCTTTATGTGTCCATTAGAGAGAATAAAGAGCATCAAAAGAAGATTGAAAGTTTCTTGGAAGATTACAAAGCTCTTAAACCTACTAGATTCTCTTATGCCAATATAAGGAAGATCACCAATGAGTTCGGTGAAAAATTGGGAGAAGGTGGTTATGGAATTGTCTACAAAGGGAAACTGTCGAGTGAGATTTTTGTCGCAGTCAAGGTACTCAACAATTCCCATGGAAACGGGGAGGAGTTCGTCAATGAAGTTGGTACGATAGGGAGAATCCACCATGTCAATGTGGTCCGGTTGGTGGGATATTGTGCCGATGGATTCAGAAGAGCTCTTGTTTACGAATTCCTACCCAATGAGTCACTAGAGAAGTTTATCTTCTTGGAGGGACCTAAGAGAAGCCCGCTTTCTCGGGAAAAGATACTAGATATTGCTCTGGGAGTCGCCAAAGGGATCGAATATCTTCATCAGGGTTGTGACCAACAGATCCTTCACTTCGACATCAAGCCAAATAACGTCCTGTTAGACCACAACTTCAACCCCAAGATCTGTGATTTTGGTCTTGCCAAACTCTGTTCCAAGGAACAAAGTGGTGTTTCCATGACTGTTGCGAGGGGAACGATGGGCTACATAGCACCTGAGGTGCTATCAAGGACGTTCGGTAGAGTGTCCTATAAGTCGGATGTTTATAGCTTCGGAATGCTGTTGCTCGAAATGGTTGGAGGGAGGAAGAATGTGGATCGTACGGCAAATACGAGTCAAGTGTACTTTCCCAAATGGATCTATGATCGATTAAATCGAGAAGAGATATCGGTTCAAATTGATGAGGACGAAGACGAGGAATCTAAGATCACGAGAAAGCTTACAATAGTGGGATTGTGGTGCATTCAATGGAATCCAACTGATCGCCCATCTATGAAAAGTGTGGTGCAAATGTTGGAAGGAGATGGAAGCCATCTCAGCATGCCACAGAATCCATTTCCAGCTACAAATACTCCAAACTCTGTTGCAAGAATGCCTAGAAGACATCATCAGACAGAATTGGAGATTATATCAGAACTTGAGTAA